Genomic segment of Ailuropoda melanoleuca isolate Jingjing chromosome 1, ASM200744v2, whole genome shotgun sequence:
gcagggaggctgcttaagaattctctctccctctgccccctcctctctctctctctctctcaaataaagagtaacagtataaaaaaatggaatttttagaaaatctatttaaaattatcatGATAGAGGATATATTGAAGGCATAGCCAGCTAGCAGTCCAGCCTTCCTGACTTGGAACCAGTTCTTAACTCAACTAGCAAGTTTCTCTAGTGTAGGCTCCTTCTGGCAACCAAGAGCCTTATGCTACAAAGATCTCATTCTCCCAACTGCAAATCCTTTCACACTATAGACATTCAGCCCCCCCTTTGACTCCCTTGCCTGTCAGCCCCCAGAACTATCCAgaacacacttcttttttttttttttaagattttatttatttattcgacagagatagagacagccagcgagagagggaacacaagcaggggaagtgggagaggaagaagcaggctcatagcggaggagcctgacgtggggctcgatcccagaatgctgatcacgccctgagccgaaggcagacgcttaaccgctctgccacccaggcgccccgcagaaCACACTTCTTAACAAAGCCCTCTTATCATACATATCAATGACTCTTGacaaatttccttctgttaataTATTAACTGTAGATGcaaacccttcttttttttaaagattttatttttaagtaatctcaatacccaacatggggctcgaactcatgactttgagatcaagagttgcctgctctaccaactaaaccagccaggtgtcccagatgCAAATCCTTCTGATCCTAGTCATACTTTCTTTATAGGAGATGAACAGTATGGAAATTCATGTAAACAAAACAACCAGCTCTCACCCCATTCTCCATTCCTACTTCCTACAGAGACACAGCTCATTTGGACTACCACAGCCTTCCTGTTAcaactcctccctctcctctatCTGGTCAGAGAATCATCACTGACATTCCATCACTATACACACCTGCATTCTACTCCAGGCACCCTCATCCtcatccttctttccctccctcccttcctctctcctctccctctcccactgtctctctctctctctctcacatacacacacacacacacacacactcagacactcCACATATCCTCTGATGCAGCCACCCTGGCTATGCCCCACGACCATCCTTGGGATTAGATTTGTGCCCCATTATCTCCTACTCCCATTGGTTTGTCCAGTGGTAACACTCTGAAGGCCTGGAACCTAGCCTTgtgtccttctctgtgtctcaagAATTAAGTATGCCTCCATCCTCTACACTTCCCAGCACCTGCATCACCTAGACTTATTACCAGGATTCCCCTTAAAAGAGTGGccatagaggcacctgggtggatcagttggttaagcatctgccctcagctcaggtcatgatcccagggtcctaggatcgagccccacagtgggctctttgttcagcggggagtctgcttctccctctccctaagcctgctgctcctcctgcttgtgctctctctctcaaataaatgaaaccttaaaaaaaaaagagtggtcataggggcacctgggtggctcagtcagttaagtgtctgcctttggctctggtcatgatcccagggtcctgggatcaaaccccacatggggatccctgctcagtggggagcctgtttctccctcggcccctctcccctgctcatgctttctctctctctctctctcaaataaataaataaaatctttaaaaaaaaaaaaaaaagagtgggtcCTGGATCTCCAGTGTGTGGCGAGGCCAGACAAGATGGTAACCTCCTAATGAGAGCATTCAACTGTTTAGTAagcacctaccatgtgtcagGAACCATGTCAATTGCACGGATTCAATTTATTGAAACTAATCACTTTGAACAGCTCACAGTAGAAGAAAGgtatgtaaacataaaattactaTATAAACAGCTAAAGGCTTGAACAGGGGTAGGAAGGAATGCTGTGGAGACATCCACAGAAGGCACCACCTTGGACGTGGCTTTTGAAGAATCAAGAGTTAATTGGGCCAAGAAGCATACCCAAAAATGTCTTACAGGTCTGCAGAAAACAAGTTCAAAGAAATGGTACTTTGGCAGCTGAAGCACTAAACGCCATCTCATGCCCACAGCAAATCATGCAAAGCACTGCGATCTAGAGATTAAATAAACCGTGGCCTCTGCTCCAGGCATAAAATATATTACCTAAATATTAAGACAAACTATCAGAATATGGTGCGCATTGCgaaaagaggaaactgaataCAACTCTGGTCCTAAGTACAAAGATCATTGGGGTGGGGACGAGGGCGCAAGTGCATTCTCATTAAGGCACTGTAGGGGGTGGGtggtataaaaaacaaaaaaatcaaggtggGGCAATAGCAGGTCAGCTGTAagcagaaaggggaggaggaagcctgCGCAGGAACTGAGGGATTGGAACAGACAAGTGGGTGGAGCCACTGGGCTCCAcccccccctcctccagctcccctaCAACCTACTTTCTGCGGAGTCGTCCAGACAGGTGAGGGAGGAATTCCTAACACCGGTGAGAAGGGTCggagggtcatgggattggggtTAGGGTTCAAGCAGGGGGTCTGGACCCTACCTAATCTGTGGCTTCTTGCTATGCAGAGTTCAGGGAATTCCTAAAGGGTTGGTTCTGGGGTGCTGCTGCCCAGGCGTTGCTGCTGTGTTGCTGCGGGAAAAGGCTTCTCCCCACCAGCTTCCTAGCCCTTGTGGTAACTACAAACAGGAAACTTGAAATCTGAGCTTACTGAGTTAAGGCCGGTAGAGGATGGGATAGCCTGGCAGACAGGGAAAGATCAGGAGTTATGTGGGCCTCTGTCCATTGCCCTAGGCCTTTGTAAGATTCTCACATAATTGTGTCCCTTTGTTGCATCCATGTGCACTTTCTCCCCTCAACTGGAGCATGGGCTGAgtggaggaaatgggaagatggGGTCAGACAGGGTAGGTGGTGTTCCTCCCCAACTGCTTTCCCCAACAAGGTCTAACTGGGGAGATGGGGGCGGGTAGGGTGGAGGTCCATTGCAGAGCAACTGGAGAGAAAAGGCAGGGCCTGCCTGCCTCATCACCTGGATTCCACAGATGCTGGTGAGCACAGAGGCCCCAGGCAGGGCCAGCCAAGACTGGGTCTTGGATGGTGTAAAAAGATAGAGCTGGAAGGGAGAatgcagaggaggaagaaggaagacagggCCATGACACAGTAAGTTGCATGAAGACTCCCGGGCTTATTTCCTGGCTACTCCACACATACTGATATCCTGGGACAGCAGTGTGATTCTAGAGAGAATTACAAAGCTGAAGGGAACCCTGAAGATCATATATTTGGGCCATTTAATTTGAGATTGAAGAACCTAAAACCTAAAGGTGTCTAATATAGTTACTTTGGAATCTGACCTGAACGGGATGCCAACTGCTGGTTTAGACACACCTGTGTGTCTTTTTGCAGGAACCTGGGGAGGGGCCATGGTGCCAAGCCAGTTGTTGGGGAGACTGGAGAAGCCGCTTCTCTTCCTGTGCTgcacctccttcctcctggggctGGCTTTACTGGGCATACAGCCGGACATCGCCCCTGTTGCTTATTTCTTTCTCGCCTTGGGtggcttctttttgtttgtttgcctccTGGCGTGTTCTCTGGAATGGGGGTTCCGATCAATGCAGACGGAGAGCCCAGGGGAGAGCCCAGGGGCCTCAGGCAATGCACGGTGAGTTAAGGGGTGGGCAGAAGTCTAGGAATACACGATGGATCCTTTTTCCCTGTGTCCCTCTAGTCTCTCAGACATACAGCTCTGCTTTCCTGTTACTGGTATCTATGAGGGGGTGGGTGAGGTCGGGGGTGGGTGGGTCTTTTGCCAAAAGAAGATGGTAAAGGGAAAAAGGACTCCCTTTAGGAGGCCACCAGTGACCTTATTTCTTCTCCCTCAGCGACAATGAAGCTTTTGAGGTGCCAACCTATGAAGAGGCTGTGGTGTTGGAATCACAATGCTGCCCCCAGCAGCTAGATCAACCACCCCCCTACAGCAGTGTTGTAATCCCCCCAGGACTTGAGGAAGGACAGCCTAGCCATCCAGAGGGCCCTGACAGAGCCAGACTAGAAAGGCGAGTGGGCTCAGAGGGGTCTATGACCCCACAAAACTCTGGAAGAGTTCCAGTCAGCCTTCAGCTTCGGGGACCGCGGGTCATGTCCACTGCTCCTGATCTGCAGAGCTTGGGGGTGCCCCCAAAGTTGGAGCCTCTTACTCCACCCCCTGCCTATGATGTCAGCTTTGGTCAACCCGATGatgatgttttctttgaaaacaactGGACGCCTCCCTAAAAGACTTTCCCACGATATATCATCTCTGCACCAGACCTGTTCATGCATTTGACCAACATTTTCCAGTGCCTGCTGTGTCAGGAACTGTGTTTCTGCGTGGGGAAATGAACACAGAAGGGGAGTCAGGCTGTCGTAAGCCTTTTCCAGATGAGATGTATGTGGCACAGTTTGAGTCTTCAGGTAACGTTCAGTGACCTACCCCATATCCGATATTTCCAAAGTTAGACGGAGGAGTGATCCAGAGaatctggagaaggaagaaaagaaacatctgcGTCAACTATGTTGTTTCTGTTCTGGGTGCTTCTCTCTACCAGCTCAATTAGGCTTCCCAGCCATGTGAGACGTTACTCCCCTCATTTGAAAAAGGATTCCAAGGGACAGAGAAGTTTGAGATTTGCACGGGGGCACACTGCTAGTAAACagcataaaaatgattttgactCTACTCTCCTGATTCCAAATCCTACTGTATTTTCAATTACAAGGTCATCCACAAATCTCTCAATCTCTATCTTGGACAACTACTGGACAGAGGTGGGAGACTTCCTATAAGACAGAATGACGGAATAGTTACGTCTGCAGGCAGTGAGGGCTGTGTGACCAAGGGTGTGCCCAGCCTCCTGGATAAGCAAACTAATCAAAGCTGCGACAGCCCTCGTCCAAGTAGGCAGTTTCTGCCCAGAGGCTGAAGAGCAGTCTCTAGTGCTTCCGACCGGGAAGCAGAGGAGTAAGCTGCCCCAGGAGGAGGGGCTTCCGA
This window contains:
- the TMEM139 gene encoding transmembrane protein 139 translates to MVPSQLLGRLEKPLLFLCCTSFLLGLALLGIQPDIAPVAYFFLALGGFFLFVCLLACSLEWGFRSMQTESPGESPGASGNARDNEAFEVPTYEEAVVLESQCCPQQLDQPPPYSSVVIPPGLEEGQPSHPEGPDRARLERRVGSEGSMTPQNSGRVPVSLQLRGPRVMSTAPDLQSLGVPPKLEPLTPPPAYDVSFGQPDDDVFFENNWTPP